The following proteins are co-located in the Chloroflexota bacterium genome:
- a CDS encoding hydantoinase/oxoprolinase family protein, whose translation MQYNVGIDIGGTFVDLVALNLETGEIHCHKTPSVPANLSQGVINVLKKAVAEGNLQPARLRHFAHGTTVGTNAVLERKGAKVGLITTEGFKDILEIGRQNRSSLYDLLYDKPEPLVTRDMRVGISQRINAQGETLREATAEEISETVNRLRQRGAESIAVCLLHSYLDPNHEARVAEVIRQVYPQAYISLSSEVLPEFREYERMSVTVLNAYLMPVMDRYLGKLEAELREMGVDTVLHVMQSNGGVASSKVACEKAVFEVLSGPAAGVIGASYLAQTTGYHNIISLDMGGTSCDVSLVKGGVPEVTTEGKVGEFPLRFPVIDVHTIGAGGGSMARVEMGVLLKVGPQSAGADPGPACYGKGGDQATVTDANVMLGRIDPNYFLGGEIKLDAKAAAEAISRNVVSKLDMDLIEAAHGIVAISNAHMVNAIRVVSVERGYDPRQFSLVAFGGAGPVQAGKLAEILGIPRVIIPELPGALSAFGLLVTDIKHDFVQTYLRRLDKVDLEKINFHYARLKMEGMKVLGEEGFAETEIRLVLTADVRYVGQAYEVNVPVPASMLSVEDLILIEKRFHDRHKQIYGHCAQEEPVEMVNLRVSTLGLMAKPPIKREALGDSDTRLALKGKRQASFDPEGGFIECPVYERTCLKPGNVVEGPAIIEQKDSTVIIYPRHRAYLDAYRNLIIDVSAGFRKETAGWTELIPSRLR comes from the coding sequence GTGCAATACAATGTGGGAATCGATATTGGGGGCACCTTTGTTGATCTGGTGGCTTTGAACCTAGAAACTGGCGAAATTCACTGCCATAAGACGCCTTCTGTTCCCGCAAACCTCTCTCAAGGGGTGATTAATGTCCTTAAAAAGGCCGTGGCTGAGGGGAACCTTCAACCTGCTCGTCTCCGTCATTTCGCCCATGGGACAACGGTGGGTACCAATGCGGTGCTGGAACGGAAGGGGGCTAAGGTTGGCTTAATCACCACCGAGGGCTTCAAGGATATCCTAGAGATAGGTCGTCAAAACAGATCATCTTTGTACGACCTCTTGTATGATAAGCCAGAGCCCCTAGTAACTAGGGATATGAGGGTAGGTATCTCTCAGAGGATCAATGCCCAAGGGGAGACGTTGCGGGAAGCCACCGCTGAGGAGATCTCAGAGACGGTGAACCGTCTGAGGCAGCGGGGAGCGGAGTCCATCGCTGTCTGCCTCTTACATTCTTATCTGGACCCAAATCACGAGGCAAGGGTGGCCGAGGTGATCAGGCAAGTCTATCCGCAAGCCTATATCTCGCTCTCTTCCGAAGTGCTTCCCGAGTTTCGGGAGTATGAGCGGATGAGCGTCACGGTACTCAATGCTTATCTTATGCCCGTGATGGATAGGTACTTAGGAAAATTAGAGGCTGAGCTCAGGGAGATGGGTGTGGATACCGTTCTTCACGTGATGCAATCCAACGGTGGAGTGGCTAGTAGCAAAGTGGCTTGCGAGAAGGCCGTCTTTGAGGTCCTATCTGGGCCAGCCGCCGGGGTGATTGGGGCTAGCTACCTGGCTCAGACTACTGGCTACCACAATATAATTTCGCTTGATATGGGTGGGACTAGCTGTGATGTTTCCCTTGTGAAGGGTGGCGTTCCCGAAGTAACAACTGAGGGTAAAGTGGGCGAGTTCCCCCTCAGGTTTCCAGTCATTGATGTTCACACCATTGGGGCTGGTGGGGGGAGCATGGCCAGGGTGGAGATGGGCGTGCTCCTAAAAGTTGGACCCCAAAGTGCAGGGGCAGACCCCGGCCCGGCCTGTTATGGAAAGGGTGGCGATCAGGCGACGGTTACTGATGCTAATGTAATGCTAGGAAGAATAGATCCCAACTACTTTCTGGGTGGGGAGATAAAACTGGATGCCAAAGCAGCAGCAGAGGCCATCTCTCGTAATGTAGTCAGTAAGCTAGACATGGATCTCATTGAAGCGGCTCACGGCATCGTCGCCATCTCTAATGCCCATATGGTCAATGCTATCCGGGTTGTATCGGTGGAGAGGGGCTATGATCCAAGGCAGTTCTCCCTTGTGGCTTTCGGTGGAGCTGGACCAGTGCAGGCGGGTAAGCTGGCGGAGATCCTCGGTATCCCTCGGGTGATTATACCAGAGCTGCCGGGGGCGTTATCTGCCTTTGGGCTCCTTGTCACGGATATAAAACACGACTTCGTTCAAACATATCTCCGAAGGCTGGATAAAGTTGATCTAGAAAAAATAAACTTTCACTACGCCAGACTGAAGATGGAAGGTATGAAAGTTCTAGGGGAAGAGGGATTTGCTGAAACGGAGATTCGCCTGGTTCTTACGGCCGATGTTCGGTACGTAGGGCAGGCCTACGAAGTGAATGTGCCTGTACCAGCAAGCATGCTCTCAGTTGAGGATCTGATCCTTATCGAGAAGCGCTTCCATGATAGACATAAGCAAATCTATGGGCATTGTGCTCAAGAGGAACCGGTCGAGATGGTTAACCTGAGGGTGAGTACACTAGGACTGATGGCCAAGCCTCCGATTAAGAGAGAGGCACTTGGGGATAGCGATACGAGGTTAGCCTTAAAGGGGAAAAGACAGGCATCGTTCGATCCGGAAGGGGGATTCATAGAATGCCCCGTGTATGAAAGGACTTGCTTGAAGCCCGGAAACGTGGTGGAGGGCCCAGCCATCATTGAGCAAAAGGATTCTACGGTTATAATCTATCCGAGGCATAGAGCCTACTTGGATGCCTATCGAAACTTAATTATTGATGTTAGTGCTGGATTTCGAAAGGAGACGGCTGGGTGGACAGAGTTGATCCCGTCACGGTTGAGGTAG
- a CDS encoding 2Fe-2S iron-sulfur cluster-binding protein, with protein sequence MPQKNIRVTVFRYNPKCDGQPHYETYQVQVTTGTSVLNVLQYISENYDGGLSYYTSCRIGVCRGCVVRVNGKPRLACTELATGDMVIEPASSSKVVKDLLLRSSEKLTGLEPES encoded by the coding sequence ATGCCCCAGAAGAATATTCGGGTAACAGTCTTCAGGTATAACCCAAAGTGTGACGGGCAGCCGCACTATGAAACTTATCAGGTGCAGGTGACTACTGGTACAAGTGTGCTTAATGTCCTCCAGTATATCAGCGAAAACTATGATGGCGGATTGTCCTATTACACTTCCTGTCGAATCGGCGTCTGTCGGGGCTGTGTAGTGAGGGTTAACGGCAAACCTAGATTGGCCTGCACGGAGTTGGCCACGGGAGATATGGTCATAGAACCAGCCTCAAGTTCTAAGGTCGTAAAGGACCTGCTCCTGAGGTCGTCGGAAAAGTTGACTGGACTTGAGCCAGAATCATAA